The genomic segment CATTAAAAGAAGCCAATATCAATCAAGAAGTCGTTGAAGATGGCAAAACATTTGAAGAGAATGCCATAAAAAAAGCAAAAGAATTTATGGAAACAACTGGGACTATTGTTATGGCAGATGACTCAGGTCTAGAAATTGACTATTTAAACAAAAAGCCAGGTGTTTATTCTGCTAGGTATGGTGGAGAAGATACGCCTTATCACATAAAAAATCAAATGATTTTAGAGGAGTTAAAAGGCATTCCAGAAGACAAACGCACCGCTCGATTTGTATCTGTAATTGCAACAGCATTTCCAAATGGAGACATCCTTACAACTAGAGGAACTATAGAAGGCATTATTGGCTTTGAAGCCAAAGGAAATGGTGGATTTGGATATGATCCTATTTTTTATGTACCAGAATTAGAACGAACAACGGCAGAAATGACTTTAGAACAAAAAAATGCAATCAGTCATAGAGGAAAAGCATTAGAAAAAATGAAAGAAAAACTATTCGATTATTTAAAATGAGCAGGTGAATGATATTGAAAATACTTGTCATAAGCGATACACATAATGAAATTAATAACGTTGTTAAGATAATTAAAAACAATAAAAGTATTGATATGATCCTACATTTAGGTGATGTTCAATCAGATTATAAAAAAATCAAACAGTATTATTTTGAAAATATTACATATGTTTCGGGCAATTGTGATTATATT from the Natranaerovirga hydrolytica genome contains:
- a CDS encoding XTP/dITP diphosphatase gives rise to the protein MRYNIIFATHNEGKVKEVKMILNDKKFAVKSLKEANINQEVVEDGKTFEENAIKKAKEFMETTGTIVMADDSGLEIDYLNKKPGVYSARYGGEDTPYHIKNQMILEELKGIPEDKRTARFVSVIATAFPNGDILTTRGTIEGIIGFEAKGNGGFGYDPIFYVPELERTTAEMTLEQKNAISHRGKALEKMKEKLFDYLK